TTTAGCCTGAGCCAAAGGGAGTTCTTTATTTTTTATTTAACTCTTCTGAAATATCTTATTACAACATCATTCTTTCCATCATCATCTCTATCTTCTGTATTATCTTCTGTTACCAGTTCAGTCACAGTTAGTTTAGTAACCTTATAAACTCTGTTAGAATTATTATACCATAGTTTCTTATCATTTTGGTCATAAGTATATTTGGCATTATGATAATCAGATGGAACACATACACCATCTTTATTCAACGAATATCCAACAGTATTCACTTCGGTTTTATTGTATTCAAAAATATTTTCTGATTCACAGCCTGAAGGATAAACTGCTTTTGTTTTGTTATCAGAAGTTGTATAAACATCTGCTTTATACTGATTCCATGTTCCTACGATTGGAGATACCTCTTCTTTTTTAGAATTATCATCATCACTACTACATGAGATAATTGCTGAAAATGCGGCAAGTGCCAGAAATAATTTTTTCATGATTAAAGTTTAAAAATATATTTAAGCCCCGAAGATAATACAATTTCAATTACTTCTCTTCTATTTGAAATATGAGATTTCTCAGAATTTCTTCAGTAGAAAGTTCACTATAATCATGGATAGACTGCCCAGCCCAAATACCTACAAAATCCGGATTCTGTTTAGATTTTGCTGCTTTACGAAGTCCGTTTGTTAGTTTATTCTGATAAGGATAAGGTAAAATATATTCAGAATTTTCAACAGCTTCTATATATTTGTTTCTTACTCCTCTCGCATATCTGCCTGAAAAACTCTTCGTTAATATAATCTCATCTTCTTTCACCTTTTTAAGTTTTTCCTTTTCAAAAGGCTGCATAGCACTTTCTTGGGAACATAATAAAAGATTTCCTACCTGAAATCCCTGGGCTCCCAATTCTTTTACAGCTTGTAAAGTTTTGCCACTATAAATTCCTCCTGCATAGATGAGCGGAACTTTCACATGATCATATACCTGCGATAATAAAGATAATCCTCCGATCTGCGGAACATGGTCAGGATCAAAGTCCCCCTATGACCACCCGCTTCTGTTCCCTGTACACAAATAATATCAATTCCTGATCTTTCTAAAATCAATGCTTCATTCACAGAAGTACAAGTACCAATTAATGTAACTCCATTTTCTTTTAATTTCTGAATGCTTTGATCATCCAGATTACCAAAAGTAAAACTTAAGATCTTACACTTTTCTTTAATGATTGCTTCTACCAATTCATGATAAGATCTCACTTTAAGATCTTCCAGCTCAGGAAGACTGACTTCAATATTGTTCTCTTTTGCCAGTTGTTCTAAGAACTTCCTGGTGTTCATAAACTTTTCTTTTAAAGCATCTGTTATTTCAGGAATATGATGAACAAAGATATTTACGGCAAAAGGTTTATCCGTTAGCTTTCTTGTTTCCCTGATCAGTTCAATAGATTCATCT
This is a stretch of genomic DNA from Chryseobacterium tructae. It encodes these proteins:
- a CDS encoding lipocalin family protein, coding for MKKLFLALAAFSAIISCSSDDDNSKKEEVSPIVGTWNQYKADVYTTSDNKTKAVYPSGCESENIFEYNKTEVNTVGYSLNKDGVCVPSDYHNAKYTYDQNDKKLWYNNSNRVYKVTKLTVTELVTEDNTEDRDDDGKNDVVIRYFRRVK
- a CDS encoding NAD(P)H-dependent flavin oxidoreductase, whose product is MKVPLIYAGGIYSGKTLQAVKELGAQGFQVGNLLLCSQESAMQPFEKEKLKKVKEDEIILTKSFSGRYARGVRNKYIEAVENSEYILPYPYQNKLTNGLRKAAKSKQNPDFVGIWAGQSIHDYSELSTEEILRNLIFQIEEK
- a CDS encoding NAD(P)H-dependent flavin oxidoreductase, with the translated sequence MFWPDTISKKLGMSYPIIQAPMFGVSTVQMVAAATRAGCLGSLALADLSADESIELIRETRKLTDKPFAVNIFVHHIPEITDALKEKFMNTRKFLEQLAKENNIEVSLPELEDLKVRSYHELVEAIIKEKCKILSFTFGNLDDQSIQKLKENGVTLIGTCTSVNEALILERSGIDIICVQGTEAGGHRGTLILTMFRRSEDYLYYRRYMIM